In Canis lupus dingo isolate Sandy chromosome 25, ASM325472v2, whole genome shotgun sequence, the genomic window CCATAAAATAAGACGCGCCCGCACACCCGCAGCCGCCCTCGCGTGGACACGGGTGAGACTGTTAACGGTGATTATCTTTCCCTGGTCGAAGTGTTCGGCttcatcttttcctgtgttttccaAACGCTCCACAGTGaacatgttatttttatcatcataaaaagaaacaaacagcgtatttttatttatttatttttaagattttatttatttattcatgagagagagagagagagagaggggcagaggcacaggcagagggaggagaaggctccacgcagggagcccgatgcgggactcaatcccaggaccccagatcacacgctgagccaaaggcagatgctctaccgctgagccacccaggcgtccctaagcagcgtatttttaaaaactgcaccACTCGTTAGCTATCTgtggataaagatgtgttttGAGCGCCTGGTTTTGAGTTTCCCAAACTGACGAGTCATGGGAGGCGCTAGGCCTCTCCCGCGTTCCTGTCAGCAGAGTACCCTGTCCTCTCGCCTCCCGCCTGCACTGGGTACACATTAGCGCTTCGTGTTCTGGCTACAAGCAcaggggcggggcgggaaggacgactctggtccccccagggcctccccaccGTGGTCCTGGCCGAGTGGGAGCTGGAGACCTCCATGAGCCCCCTTCCCCCCGCCCACGTGAGGCTGATGCTGGAGGCTGGGAGATCCTGGGACTATCTGAAATGGGGGCGGCGGTGCTGGGCCGGGACTGGGCCGGGCTGAACTGGGCTGAGCTAGGATGAACTGGGATGAACTGGGCTGAGCTAAGATGAACGGGGATGAACTGAGATGAACTGGGCTGAGTTGGGCTGGGCTGGACTAGGCTGGGCTGAACTGGACTTAACTAGACTGAACTGGGCTGAGCTAGGATGAACTGGGCTGAACTGGGCTGAGCTAGGGTGAACTGGGCAGGCTGGGAAGGGTTGGGGTGGCTGTGACTCAGTGGGACAGGCCGGGGAGGGCGCACGGACTCCGGAAGCATGAGCGAGCAGAAACGGAAGCACCTTGCCAACTGGTGATCGATTAGTCGGCCGCGGGGGTGATCCGTGTAAGACCGAGCTGTGACCGCCCGGAGCCCGTGGTGAGAACAGGGACCGAGGCTCCCCGCTCCACCCATCTCCTCAGGGCCACGCTGGCAGGACGGGGCCACTGTCGTGCTACCCTAATGCCCTGGGGAAATCAGCTAACTTCGCCAGGTGGGGGGCCGTCTCCCCGGGAGCCGCCGGGGTGTCTCTGTGCTGGGGCAGCGTGGGGCCGATCCCCGGGGACCGCCGAGGCCTCCGCCCGGCTcggcctccctgagcctccacatcccagcaccctggcctcCCCGGGCTGCGGGCTCCTGTGCACCCACAGGCCCCTGGCCGGGAAGCTGGGCCCTGACAGTTGCATCGGGCCTTGGGTGCCACTGTGGCCGAGCGCCAGGTGGGACGGCTTCCCCTGTGGCCGTGGGGAGCAAGGCTGCAGGCCAATGCGGCCGTATTTTTAGATGACCCCATTTCTTTGCCGCCTTTGGCTCCCACGACAAATGGTGACgccagggctgccccaaggcCAAAGCCGTGGTGTGACCCGGAGCCTCTGGATCCAGGGTCCCTGTCAGCAGCCTGCTGAAGCCCTCAGGGACGCCTCCTCCGTACCTCCCTGGGCGCCTGCTTTAACCACCAAAGACGTCCCCACTGCCCTCAGGGACCCCGAGTTTCGAAAGCCTTTGCTCACCAACCTGCATTTCCCCGTGAGAGTCACCTTTCCCCGGTTGGCAGGTGAACGGAAGGCCACTTGGGTACCTGGCAAGAACCCTTAGAGAAGCCAGGAcaccaggccctgagctgggccTCCACGTGCCCCCGAGCCTCCAGCTCAGGCTCTACAGCCCCCCCCAGTGCCTCCCGGTGTCCGCCCTGGTCCCTGGGGGCCCGGAGGCCTCGGCCTCCCTGATGGGGCCAGGGTGGGCCTTCAGAGCGGACAGCCTGGGAGGACAGCCTGGGAGGAGCGGCACCTCggcccccgcagcccctccctcccagtgCAGACGGTGCTAAAAATACCCTCTGTCCGTGCCCACGtggggcccagcccagcccaggccagcccagcAGGCCCTCCGTGGCCTGAGTTCTCAGAGGTCCAGGGGCCGACGGAGAGGTAGGGTCCCAGGGGCTCGGGGGGTGGGCACCGGGGAACGGGAGGTGGGAATTGGGGCAGGAGCAGCAGGGGGTTACGGCAGGATAGCCGCGGGGTGCAGAGATTACAGCTGGGGAcgcagcccctgccctgggcaaGCCGGGCCCCTCGGGGTGCGGGGCGGGCTCAGCCGGCACACTCCCGCCGGTGTCCTGGCCCAGAGGTGGGCGCGGGGAGGCCGGGCCACCCCTCCAGCCACAGCCAGGACCCCAGCGTCCAGTCGGTGGCCGCGGCTGGCTCCAGGCCGGTTGTGTTCCGTCTGCTCAGGCCCTGCTCACTCCCGGCCTGGGCCAGAACCAGGCCGAGGCTCAGACACTCCAGAAGCTCCCGCCCCGTCCGTACTGGGACCGCAGGGGGCAGGTGTCAGCAGGCGCGGCCGAGGCCCTGCGGGCAGCTGTGGGACACTCTGCCCAGGAGCCCCCGAGGCTCTAGCAGCTGGCACAGGGGGCGCCAGGAATGTGACGCCGCGGGcgcgggggctgggggctcatCTGTCGGCGGCCTCCCCGGGAGGGGGTCAGGCCCGGGGCCCCAACCTGCCCTGTCCTGGCTGGGCTCCTGGGGTCCGTTCCGCTCTGGTGGGGCGCCGGGGGTAGGGGGGGGGAAGgggcccggcccccacccccgcctcggCCCCAGGCTCAGCAGGGCCCCCCCTGCCCCTTGGCACCCACAGCTCCACTGCACGGGGCTTTCTTACTTAGACCACACTGATTCCACCGAGCGCCTCGCTCTCCCAGGCCCCGCTGGCCCCTTCCCGTTGATGTCCCCGGAAGGCGCCCCCTGGTGGACAGACCATTTCCCGGGGGTGCAGCCTTTTTGCAGTTGTAAGAACGGGGGTGAAATTTGGGGCAGCTTTCTTGGGGTGAAACGTCAGGAGGACAGAAACGAAGATGCACGTAATCAAATAAGCCAGCAGTGGATTTGCTGAGTCGGATGATACGAACACTGATTCAAAATCGCTCTCCAGAAAGTTCCCCTTCATTGCAACTGCCTTTACCAACCTGCACCCTGTAACCTGGGGGTTCAGTGCATGGACCCCGAGCCTGGCTCCCCTACTCCCTCACTGCGTGACCTTGGACTAGTGACTTGAGCCTTTTGTGCTCATGTTTCCCACCTTTACGTGGACCCTAGGAGTCCCCGCCTGTGCGGTTGTCTCACAGGCCCGGTGGGGAGAGCACATGTCCCCCTTGAGACGTGGGGAGTGCTGTGACCACAGGACCCCTTCCCCCGCCAGCCTCTGGATCTGCAGTTGAGGAAACCGGGACCAAGGTCACCCGGCAAGGTCACGGCAGTCCCAGGCTCCATGTAACTGTGGGGAGTGAGGATCGGTGGGGCGGGAAAGCTTTCAAAGGCCCTCATCACCCTCCCCAGCAGGGTCAGATCTGGGAGCAGAGGAAGCCACTTGGAGGTGGGGCCCACAGGGATCCCCGCTCCAGGGGGTCTGTCCTGCATCGCCCAGAGTCCTGGCGGGGTCCAGCTGGCCTCGTCCCGCCCTGGTTGCCCGGCCGGGGGAAGGTCTCtggccctctctgagcctcagcgtCCTCCTGTAAGACTAACGCGGAGCCAACGCACCGGTCCAGGGGCGGGGGAGGTGAGGTGCCGGGCGGGGCGCTTCCACATCCACGATGCTCAGCCCGTGTTGGCTGAAGGTGGAAACGGCCGGACGGATGGGCGACTCGGGCTGATGAGCCGTGTGCTGCGCCGCTGACCCTCCCTCCTGTCTCCGCAGGACCAGGGCGCAGGTGGGCGGCAGGGCCCCACGCCGGCGGCGGCCGCAGCCATGGTGCGCACCGTGGACGACCTGGACTTCCACCTGCCCTCGCACGCCCAGGACATGCTGGACGGCCTGCAGCGGCTGCGCTCTCAGCCCAAGCTGGCCGACGTCACGCTGCTGGTGGGTGGCCGCGAGCTGCCCTGCCACCGCGGCCTCCTGGCGCTGAGCAGCCCCTACTTCCACGCCATGTTCGCGGGCGACTTTGCCGAGAGTTTCTCGGCGCGCGTGGAGCTGCGGGACGTGGAGCCGGCCGTGGTGGGGCAGCTGGTGGACTTCGTGTACACGGGCCGGCTGACCATCACGCAGGGCAACGTGGAGGCCCTGACGCGCACGGCCGCACGCCTCCACTTCCCGGCCGTGCAGAAGGTCTGCGGCCGCTACCTGCAGCAGCAGCTGGACGCCACCAACTGCCTGGGCATCTGCGAGTTCGGGGAGCAGCAGGGGCTGCTGGGTGTGGCTGCCAAGGCCTGGGCCTTCCTGCGGGAGAACTTTGAGGCCGTGGCGCAGGAGGACGAGTTCCTGGAGCTGCCCCAGGACCGGCTGGCCACCTGCCTGGCCAGCGAGCTGCTGCAGGTGCAGCCGGAGCAGAGCCGGCTGGAGGCCCTGCTGCGCTGGGTGCGCCACGACCCCCGGGGCCGGGCCGCCCACCTCCCCGAGCTGCTCAGCCTGGTGCGCCTGGAAGCCGTGCCCAGGGCCTGTGTGCAGCAGCTGCTGGCCACGGAGCCGCTGATCCAGGAGTCAGAGGCGTGCCGGGCGGCCCTGTCCCAGGGCCACGATGAGGTGAGCGAGGGGCACGGAGGGGAGCCCCGGAGGCCCCACCCTGCACGGGGATGGAGAGGACAGAGCGCATGGCCCCAAGGGGCCCTGAGCCTTGCAACTATACCTGCCTTGGGCTGATACCTGAGAGGGCATCGCGATTCACCCCCTGTGCTCCCGTGTGTCCCACACCCTGGACgtgggaggaaggggaacccaGGAGCGCTTGTTCCCACCCCGGGTCAGAGCCCACAGCTCACTGGGGACAAACCTGGAAGTGGACCGAGGGCAGCATGAGAAAGGCCAGAGCTGGGCTAGGGGCATCCCGGGAGGGGTGGCCAGTCTGGGAGGGCTCTCCGGAGGAGGCGGCTTCTCAGCCTGGCCCCAGAGGAGGAATAGGAGCTTGGCAGGAGGGAAAACCATCCAGGAAGATGGCACAGCTTGTGCACAGGTGAAGAGGCACAGATGGGCATGGCAGCAGGCCACCACCTGCCCCTTAGGAAGCTGCCTGAACGTTCATGGGGTGCAATTTCCTATCTGCTGGCGGCGAGCCTGGCAGGCAGGCAGCTCTGGACACACTGGATGTGACCGAGAGTGACAGAGCCAGTGAATCCGTCTGTGGCTGGGCAGCCGGCTCGGGGCCTTACTCTGGAGGAGTCCTCAGGGGTCAAGTCTGCGGACAAAGCTGTGGCTCAGGCCAGGCTCGGGGTGGGTGGCGGCAAAGTACTACCGGGTGCTGCTGTCAGGCGCCACGGGGCACAGCGGGCTGGCCTGGGGCTGGCGCCAGCTTGGGGCCCTGTCCCCGCGAGGCGGACCCCTTGGAGTTGCGGCTGTGGGAGGTCCAACCTTGTGCAGGCACGTGGGGgagccctggggtcccgggagcTCGGGGCAGTGGCTCCTTACCAACCCGGTGGGAACCCTCCGGCATGTCCCGCCCGGCCGGGGTCATCCTAGCTCAGCAGCCGCATGCTGGCCCCGGGGAGGCACCGGGGGCGGAGTCGGGTTGGCTCCCGAGTGGGTGCCGGAACGCCTCTGGCAGGCCTGCGGGGCTGCTGGGAGGGAGTGGCCCTCAGGTTCGGGGCACACGTGCACCTGCTGCGCCATCTCCCCCGGTCCTGAGCACTTGCCACCATCCCCGGCCCCACGGTGCTCACacacatgtgctcacacacacacgggcacagACGCTCCCACCGCCCCACGTGTGTGCACCAACACAGCTGCCCCCAGAAGTCCTGCCTCAGAAAATGCCCCCGAGGCCTGTGAGCACCGAGGGCCCCTCGCGGGGGGGATGCAGTCACCTGCGCCCTAACCCCGccttcctgcccccgccccccaggcgcTGCTGGTCCTCCCGCAGAAGCTGGACGAGGTCCTAGTGGTGGTGGGCGGGCGGGCGctggaggaggacgaggagggcGCCGAGgagcccacccctcaccccagaaACTTCGCCTTCTACAACACCAAGGCCAGTGAGTACCCCTCACGCTGTCCCCGCGGCCCCACGTGAGCCACCCCTGTCCCCtgtgcagggggagggagtgACGAGCACAGAGAGCAGGCCGTcacggggaggggaggcgggcagcGGGGCTCTGTGGGCCCCTCACCCTCCAGCCGAGGCCCCAGCTtcggcctcctgggccctggaggGTCTGCTGCCCAAAGCGCCCTGGGTGCCCAGGGAACCCTGACCCCAgggacaacaggcagtggggCTGCAGGTGGGCCGCAGGGTAGGAGCCCGGGCACGAGGTCAGCTCCAACAGCCCCCAGCCGCGGCCTTCCAGCAGGTCATCCTCGCTGTGGAACGGGCTCCTCGCGTGGCTGGAATGAGGAGGACCCCACGGACACTGGGGCCCCACCGCAGGGTCACCCGGGAAAGGGGGGTGTAGGAGGGCAGCAGAGTCTCTGGAAGGGCCACGTCGGCCCTTGGCAGCTCCTCCGGGAGCTCTGATGAGCCTCCGCTGgtgccccggggcccccgggcCAGTCACCAGCCACCCCTGTGGCGTCAGCGGCTGGCGGGTTCCAGGACGCGCGAGGCCGGCTGTCCCAGGTCAGGGGCTGACGAGGGGATTTGGGCGCTGACGTCAGGTGATGAGCTCTGCTGGCTCGACCCGGGAGCAGCTGTCCCTCCAAGCCCGAGGGGAGGACGGCAGGGGGCACGCTGGCAGGCAAAGGCCTGGTGACGGCCGGGCAGGCCTCACCCTGGGGTGACACACACATGAGTCAGGGGGACATGCAGTCCCTGCCCAGAGGGCAGGTGCCCAGCAAGGCCCGGAGATCTGCACGTCCTAAGACGGTCGTAAACAGTCCGCGGCCACTCCCCAGGGGACCGCCCCACGCCGGGTCTTCCTCAGGCCTGACCTGAGCGCCCAAAACGCGGCCGTTTCCTCGGAAAAGCATTTGCTCATCTCTTGTCTCAACTTAGGCTCACGTAGCTCTTTCTTGAAGCTGGGCCCGACGTGGGTGTGTGACCCTGCCCGTGGCCGTAGTGACAGTAGTCCTCAGGGACCATGACGGAGGGGTGGGTCCTCTTCTATGCTCCCCCCGCCTCCCGGTGAGGTGGGAACCACCCCCTGCACAGAGGACCGGGCGGAGGCTCCGGGTTCCCCGGGCCCACACAGCGGCACTCGAGGGCTGGGGTCTGGACTCGCCGTGTGTGCTGCAAGGCCCCCGGCACCCTGGGTGACCCCGGCACCCCCACCAGCACACAGCGCAGAGGGTGCTCAGGGCAAGGGAATGAACGATGAGTGGGGAAGTGAATGAACGAATGGTGGCCGTGTTCTAACCCACTAGGGACCAGAGGTCAGGCCCTTTGACCCGCTACCCCGTCTGGCCGGTGGGACCCAACCCAGGGGGTCAGTGAGGTTGCCCTCAGGTCAGAGCGAGACCCGGTCCCCGGAGCAGGGGCGGCCTCCACACACAGCCCGGGTGCAGTCCTGTGTCCAGTCTGGGTGCTGGGCTCCGGGGGcggcgtggggtggggggcgccgggAGGCCGCACCAGGCCTGGTGGGGGCTTGTGGAGCAGCCAGGGTGTCCCCCCACCACCCTGCGGCCGGCCGAGCCCGCCCCTCGGCCCTCCC contains:
- the KLHL30 gene encoding kelch-like protein 30; amino-acid sequence: MVRTVDDLDFHLPSHAQDMLDGLQRLRSQPKLADVTLLVGGRELPCHRGLLALSSPYFHAMFAGDFAESFSARVELRDVEPAVVGQLVDFVYTGRLTITQGNVEALTRTAARLHFPAVQKVCGRYLQQQLDATNCLGICEFGEQQGLLGVAAKAWAFLRENFEAVAQEDEFLELPQDRLATCLASELLQVQPEQSRLEALLRWVRHDPRGRAAHLPELLSLVRLEAVPRACVQQLLATEPLIQESEACRAALSQGHDEALLVLPQKLDEVLVVVGGRALEEDEEGAEEPTPHPRNFAFYNTKAKRWMALPDFPDYHKWGFSLAALNNTVYVTGGSRGSKTDSWSTTQAWCFPLKEAAWKPVAPMLKARTNHASAALNGEIYAIGGTTLDVVEVETYDPYTDTWTPASPALKYVSNFSAASCRARLYLVGSSACKYNALALQCYNPVTDAWSVIASPFLPKYLSSPRCAALQGALYLVGDNTKKVYVYDPGANLWQKVQSLHSLHENGALVPLGDALYVTGGRWQGMDGDYHVEMEAYDPGRDAWTRHGSLPRLWLYHGACTVFLDVFRWTQPFGPAQEH